One genomic segment of Desulfomicrobium sp. ZS1 includes these proteins:
- a CDS encoding ABC transporter substrate-binding protein yields the protein MRSLTLLSCLLVFLGSMAPAAFAADKDTLVVSVSSDIHTMDPGVSSDNYDWRQIYPCYDRLVKYKVKDGVGLTEVEPMAAESWTVSEDGLKWIFKIRKGITFDDGTPLNAEAVLYSFDRTLAIGKGPADNLTAIASMTVVDDYTLEITLKNPYGPFLQTLATNGASIINPKVAAKAVGDDKAQAFLAENIDGSGPFKIVEWTRGQRCVLEAKPKYWGDKPKLKKVIIRFMSESADRRMALEQGDVDIAENILIDQIPALEKNTNIVVNRFPSQMVEYVYVNCQNEKLKDPAVRQALSYAVDYQGIIDHVLQGNGVQMRGPIPDGMWGHRKDVFQYKLDVAKAKELLKSAGAENLELTLIYSERRATWEQIALVMQANLADIGVKLNLELMANPTLRDKIDKGDFDLCLGAWSPDFADPYMFMNFWFDSAKQGLPGNRSFYKNDHVDELVRKAEVSSDVEERKKLYSEAQDIIMQDAPYIFLYQIQTIVPLRANVQGYVFNPMLESMYNFESISKK from the coding sequence ATGCGTTCCCTGACACTATTGAGCTGTCTTCTCGTGTTTCTCGGATCAATGGCCCCTGCGGCCTTTGCTGCGGACAAAGACACCCTTGTCGTTTCCGTGTCTTCGGACATCCACACCATGGATCCCGGAGTCTCCAGCGACAACTACGACTGGCGCCAGATCTACCCCTGCTATGACCGGCTGGTAAAGTACAAGGTCAAGGACGGGGTCGGCCTGACCGAGGTGGAGCCCATGGCCGCCGAGTCCTGGACCGTGTCCGAGGACGGCCTGAAATGGATCTTCAAGATCAGGAAAGGCATCACCTTTGACGACGGCACGCCCCTCAACGCAGAGGCCGTGCTCTATTCCTTCGACCGCACCCTGGCCATCGGCAAGGGCCCGGCCGACAACCTGACCGCCATCGCCTCCATGACCGTGGTCGACGACTACACCCTCGAAATCACTCTCAAAAATCCTTACGGCCCCTTCCTGCAGACCCTGGCCACCAACGGCGCGTCGATAATCAATCCCAAAGTCGCGGCCAAGGCCGTGGGTGACGACAAGGCCCAGGCCTTCCTGGCCGAGAACATCGACGGCAGCGGCCCCTTCAAGATCGTGGAGTGGACGCGCGGCCAGCGCTGCGTGCTCGAAGCCAAGCCGAAGTACTGGGGGGACAAGCCGAAGCTCAAAAAAGTCATCATCCGCTTCATGTCCGAATCCGCCGACCGGCGCATGGCCCTGGAACAGGGCGACGTGGACATCGCCGAGAACATCCTCATCGACCAGATCCCGGCCCTGGAGAAGAACACGAACATCGTCGTCAACCGCTTCCCCTCGCAGATGGTCGAATACGTGTACGTCAACTGCCAGAACGAGAAACTGAAAGACCCGGCCGTGCGCCAGGCGCTGTCCTATGCCGTGGACTACCAGGGCATCATCGACCACGTGCTGCAGGGCAACGGCGTGCAGATGCGCGGACCCATCCCCGACGGCATGTGGGGGCACCGCAAGGATGTCTTCCAGTACAAGCTCGATGTCGCCAAGGCCAAGGAGCTGCTCAAGTCCGCCGGCGCCGAGAACCTGGAACTGACCCTCATCTATTCCGAACGCCGCGCCACCTGGGAGCAGATCGCCCTGGTCATGCAGGCCAATCTGGCCGACATCGGCGTAAAGCTGAATCTTGAACTCATGGCCAACCCGACCCTGCGCGACAAGATCGACAAGGGCGACTTCGACCTTTGCCTCGGCGCCTGGAGCCCGGACTTCGCCGACCCCTACATGTTCATGAACTTCTGGTTCGACTCGGCCAAGCAGGGCCTGCCGGGCAACCGCAGCTTCTACAAGAACGATCACGTCGATGAACTGGTCCGCAAGGCCGAAGTGTCCTCCGACGTGGAAGAACGCAAGAAGCTCTACAGCGAAGCGCAGGATATCATCATGCAGGACGCGCCCTACATCTTCCTGTACCAGATCCAGACCATCGTGCCCCTGCGGGCGAACGTGCAGGGCTATGTCTTCAACCCCATGCTCGAATCCATGTACAACTTCGAATCCATCTCGAAAAAATAG